ATATATTTGACCAATTTCTATGACAATTTTAATGGTCAAAATGAGACAGGTAATACGAGACTGCAGAGTACTATAAATAACGTGTTTGAGTAGGAGTAGCTACTCACTCTTACAACACTTCATATTCTGTCTTCTTTTCGTTTGTGTCCGTaagtttcttttcttccttgttACCTTGTATATTATATTGTCCATGTTAATTATTTAGTATTTCATGTAAGATTATTAATCCATTCATAATTTGAAGTGTAATGAATTTCATGTCTCTTTCTCTATCATAGCTTGGGATTGAATCATTGAAGTAGCAAACAACAAAATACAGTATGGCCAAGGTACGAGCGCAGGACGATCTTTTTATGTTGATGGATGACCAACAACTGCGGAAGCTTGCAATCCTTCTGAGGAACCAAGAAGAGCCGCTGAGTTTTAGCATAAATTCGGAACCTGATCGCGTAAAATTCCTGGAAGAATGCAACGATGCATATGATATAGTGATTACACTACTAGAAAACAGCACTGATTTGCGCAACAAACATAAGGTGGAAGCGAGGACCAACTACAGCAAGAAGGCAGCCATTGCCGCAGATATTCAGGATTATGTCAAGTATGGTATCAACTTGGGACTGCAGTGTATCCAGAACTGCGGTATGCGTGTTTCCGTCGTCGAAAAACTTAAGACGCACTTCGACGACATTGCTATTGAACTTAATAAGGCCGACTCCAGAAACGTAACCGATCTTCAAAGTTTGGCTGACGAAGTATTGTATTACAAGAATTCTATGTGGGAGTACACAATCAACTTGCGAAGTGGCACATCCCGTGCTCACTCCAAGGCTTATTCCGATACACTCAAGCTAGAGGGCATTGAGTTCCCTAACCTTGTTGCCAGGTGTATTATCAtactttatactccctccgcaGATCCCTAAACTATTATCCCAGAGTCACATTTTTCGCTTTATTAAAAAACAAGATAAAAGAAAAGCAAATGGGTTGGTAATCTTGTCTTTCTGCtaatttaaataattgaatGTGAGAGGTGAGATCCACATACTGTAAATGATCAATCATATGGGGCAGATTCAAAGGGACAGATCGAAAAGGAAATTAGACAACTTTTAAAGAAAGGAGTAATCTCTAGTTTCTATTATTAGACTCGAATGTAACCAAAATCATAAGGAGTaatttaatttatcaaatacgTACTCTGTAATATACTACTCCGTCATTGACAATATTAGAACTGGATACGCAAATGAATGCAGGCACAAGAACAGGCTTGGATATAAGgaagaatttgagtttttggAAGAAGACCAAAAGCTTGAGGTAActtattataaaatattttgtttgctgccaattttgttctgttttttctttaatttgtcGCAGATTTTGGTGAGTATACTAGTATTTCACTTGGTAGATTTCATAAATACAACTTGTTTGGCGCGGCTTTTCCCGTAGAGCCAATTAATAGATGGTACACCCGATTGTATGTAGAGATACATATACTAATCGTTTTATTTTGTTAATCTTTCAAAAAACATGATTTTATTGTGTTAAAGTACATAATTAcctattaaaatcatatttttTCGGACAAAAGAAAAACACATGTGTTTTAAAAGAATATATGGGTTAGTACAAGACAATCACTAATATAAAaagaatttttcaaaaaaattatgtatTATTTTTGCGTGGACCTGCttcacaataatattattgtggaatcGAAATCAATAATTTTCTCTAGCTCCGTTTTTACATATAGggacatttattatttatatagtctattactttatactaaaatagacacccggaatgacacgtgtcaatccCTGGTGCAATATTTACCCGCCaaaaacaattttcaaaaaatctgttttattttatttttattctctatatCTTTTTTATAagctatttatgtatggaaaaaatattagtttataaattatggcaataatagatactacgtaataataattttgctaaatatttgttggtaatattttagtcaaatcggtaatgttaatatgaaaaacatattcattcGATATGTTGGTCACATTAGCATATTACACgtataatatgcatattagatgataCAATTGAATGAGtataatcaaaattttataattatgtactccctccatttctttttgtttgttacataTTTCTcttagggtgtttcacaatgtttgttacgtgggagaatctttctttttataaacttattaaactgTTATTTTTTGTGCcggcttttaattttaattggtccaatttttttaactcattaaatttctttacaatttcccaagtatgttcAGTTCGCAATTTGTGTTCTTCCATTATTGgctcattttgataaataaaacaatcgtATTGATTGTTGTAATGATTATTGGATTGAGGTTTTGCTtggatttattttttcaataaaaaatgaaagttgatttgcactatattcaaagagacaataaatgtcatattttgaaaaAATGGAATCACGATTAATGATGGAatctaaagcatttaaaataaaagTGAAAAAGAATCTTCATTATACGTTAATAATCGTGCAAAAGTCTAAacataacaaacaaaaagaaacggagggagtagtaatttgGGGATATTCAGTATagatattttgtaaaaaaactGTTCAAAATTCGTGCGTGCACGGAATCTAATCTAATTACTATAATAAGTTAAACAccaaatctattactatatactaaaatagacaccaggaatgacacgtgtcatttcctggtgaaaaattttcccgccaaaaactcttttctaaaaagacatatttattttattcttttttttattttctctcattttgtataaatgtttatatatggaaaaaaaaatataggattatggaatatgccattattaaaattactatatactaaaagagacaccaggaatgacacgtgtcatttcctggtgaaaaattttcccgccaaaaactcttttctaaaaagacatatttattttattctttttttattttctctccttttgtataaatgtttatgtatggaaaaaaatataggattatggaatatgccattattaaaattttggtaaaattttagtcaaactgtcatgtcaataatagaaaatattcttactcgatattttggtcaaattagcatattaaatatatcaaatattttagtcatatcatcatattaaacatataaaatatataatacgtaattacgcaatagatttaagggataaataagtacattcgagattattaattacgcaatagatttaagggataaataattcaattaaaatttttgtaaaaaagatggtcaaataataatttttaaatatccgtgcgtgcacgggacctaatctagtttaTTAGATATAGTAATCATTCTTAGTATCATACTACCTAcgtttttaaaagttaattatgacttaaaatcatattattgaaccacaacatgtatcaacacaccaatttgatttttttttccataatAATAATCTTAATAAACATGCCAAAATTAAGGAACAAGTTGCCGACATTTTTGGCATGGTTTACAATAAATTTGGTGTGGACCAAATCCATTTAAAAATTGGTAAAAAATATATGTGCTTCTAAACCGCAAAGATgcgattttaaattgaaaataTGTGCTTCTAAACTGTATAAATGTCTTTTTAACCGAACGGCCTTCTAATTTATGTTGTGGAGCCGAATTAGATAATGGACATATATGCATGATGGTCACTGTATACCTGGCAATATAATCGATTATGAAATTAGAATAAAAGAACATGATTAAGATATGGGTCGACAATGCAGGCGTTCACTCATGGCCTACTGATCCCTTAAGTAAATGTTTTCCTTGAGACATGCTAATCACATAGATCGATCAACTTGATTCTATCAAACAGGTATATAATAGCATTATAGAAGAATCAGGGCGTGCAAAGATGCCAACCATTTACAAGAGAAACAAGCAGAGTCGGGCAACATCACCAGGTGGAATTGCAACAATGGCGGTCACAGCAGGCATAATGGCATGGGATATCTTCACAGCTGAACACAAGCTTGAGTCCGCGCTGAGCGCTGGCGTGTCATTGCTGTCAGGAGCAGTCTCTTATGCTGTAGGTGTGGCAGTTAGTTCGGCAGTGGGAACTGTGGTAGCAAATACACAATTAGGCATTCTTATGGTTTCTATGGCTGGGTTTGTGGTTGGTGCTGTTGTTGGCATTCTATTTGCTGCAGCAACTGGTGCAATTCTTGGAGCTATACTAGGGACTGGCGGTAAGGTGCCCCCTAACTTAGATAACCTCAAATTCTATTCAGCTACCATGCCTAATGGCATGGCTCTTGCTAATGAGATCTCACACGGTTCATCCCATTCAGCAAGGGATCAACTGTGTAAGATCACAAAGTTGATCCCgagtaataaataaaatatgtaTTCAGCTACATACATATTATGTTGATTCGTTTTGTTACGCGTCTTTCTGTTGAAGGATTAGTATTTCTTGTATCAGTAAAGTATCATTTGATGATCCAATAATAAACTTACGTGATTTGCTTAAATTTGACAGTCTCATTTTATGCTATTCCGTATATCACAAATAAAATgcatgcaatttttttttaggaaGACTTTTCAATGGCTACCATAAAATGGTAGCCACCATAATAAAATGAATCTCAACCTTTCATCTTTGTTGACTCTTCTGAACCGTTGATTATATTGacttttttattaataaataaatattttttaaacaaaaaataggATTCCTCCCCCCCATTATCTTAACACGTTCACTCTTATTTTAGTTTTCTGTATTTTCTTATTCCTTGAGAAAATCCTTCCTGATAATCGCCTACTCTTTCTGCTCATCCTTCACATATCATTCTTCTGTTGGAATTGGCTTCAAAATCTTTATAAAAGAtgtatacgaagtattatttttgATCGATTAATCGGGTACCCAATTGATAACCGTTTTAAATTTTCTTTTCCTAAACGTTCAATTCCAACATATCATGTAAGTTATTCCTTGTTAATAAATGATACAGAGTAATgtaaaaaaagtaataaaaatcATACCCACATTCATCGTTAATAAGAAAGGAAATGATGGAATTAATTGAGTTTCTTATCAAAACCGTTACTACTTTAAATTAGCGACCGATTTAATTGAAGTTTCGGAACTTTTTATCAAATCCCCCGCTATGAAGATCAACAAGAAGTCAAGAACATCAATTTTGAATTGTAGTTTTAGaaattttgttcatttttttttgtcacATACAAAAACTGCTTTCCCGAAACGTGGATGTTTGGAGTATGAAAGTGGggttttaataattttattttattgtaaaactaattttaattaaaaaataaaaactaaaaaagtCAGCATAATCAACGGTTCTGATGAgtcaacaaaaataaaaggatgAGATTCATTTTATTATGGTGGCTACCATTTTATTGTAGCTATTGCAAAATCTTCCTTTTTTTTAAGACAATAACCCTTTGAAAATAGAGTTGGTATTTAACCGTATCCGAAAAAAAGTATTGTTAACTGAATGGGATCTCATTACATCTGACTAAACTGACCCGGACCCGATAAACAACTCGTTACCAGGTTTAGAACCCAATCCGAATCCTATCTAAACGACTCGTTTGCCAAGTCTAGATCCGATTGATAGGGAACCAGACCTGCTCCAGCTTATCTCGAGACCAGTTGATGTCTCATTTAGTGTGGCCTACACGTACTTTGGCATGACAAATCTTAACGCCCCCAAGCCCAACGGTTGGTCTTGTTTGAGTGTGAGATGCTTTGGGCTTGGCCTAAGTTTTGTCTTGACAAAATCTAGGCCATGCAGTTGCTAATTAGGGATTTGTTCTATTTCACCGTAGTAGCGTATAATTTTTGTATTTATAGTTAGCGCTTGAGACCCGTTTGGTAGAAAAATGATTTTAATGAAAAcgaatttgtatgtaaatttatAAGGAAAATTAATGTACGACTCCCATAATAATGTTAGTTCGCTCTAAATTGTTTCTTTTTCTGGATAAgttttcattatgaacattactATTTTGGGGAGTATTGAGTGGGAATGAAACTTTGTGCAAAAAAACCTGATTATCTTCTACAATTCTCCACAAGATTTACCAAGTCAAGATATTCTTCCCACCGCACACTTAAAAGGCAAAAACTTGTTCTACTGTATATGTATGGTACTGTTGTGTTTTCTGGCAGATAAATGCTATGGTAGCTAATGAACAACCCTTGCATAAACCAGGCAAATAACTGCTTGTGGAATCAGAGCACATCCCACAGTCAGGCCTGGCATATAATGAGGATCGTCCTGAATATTGAATGCATTTGTTCAATCTGATTGCCAGCAAACTGAATTCTTTCATTCATTTTGTGATGCCCACAAAGGTGCATTACAAGCCTTTATATGGGAGACTGAACAAACAATGATCCCTAGGTCATTCTTGTTGTGCCCAATCAAGTAATGACAGCTATCTTAGGACATCACATGACACTAACAGACAAACTTAGTCATGTGACAGAATCAACATAGAAAATAGCATAAAACTAGGAGAAACAAATTAGCAATTTGTTGTGGACTGGCTGACAGATTGGGCCATTGCCTTCTTCTTTCAACACCCCCCCTCAAGCTGAGAGTGCAGTGGAAGAACAAACTCCAAGCTTGGACAGaaggtgttgttgttgctttgtAGTAAGTTGCTTAGTGAACACATCATCTAGTTGATAGCTATGTAGGTTAGCTGAATCACACCATCAGTTGCCTTGTCTCTGATAAAGTGGCAGTCGATATCAACAAGCTTGGTTTTTTCATGGTGCACAGGGTTGGCTGCAATGGCCAATGCTGGCAGATTGTCACAATGTATTGGAGTACATcctaggtgttaggttatgacaaatataaaacatatatttcatgcggaaaaaccataaagccaggaatccaaattaattgccacatagtcaattagcataatttaggatacatacatgtgacgcgtgccttccctagctaatccctaaccgaacaagaacaagtttaggactccaactgtagtccctccgtagatagtccacagcacgttcggatccgccttagattcaattaactagaatatagtctaaggttttatgttatttgaacttaattatttggcaaattgtTCAGCTTAGTataatcttaaaactatatgaatacttatgaatatgatgtatataaattgtgattattcttcacctatttatagggtggaattaTCGGACTTGGAAATCCACTAGGATGCAGTTTACTAATTCAAATAGAATTATACTTAAAATAATcctttgtttttagtgtttaattaaacgactaactctagtggatttaggataacaatctaaccggacaaatcctaagcgACTAAGGATTCGAGGCTTGCacgaacacaacaacacacacgcacaagcAGCCTACGAAGGGCGTTGTGCGCGCGCGGCCCAGCAGTGCTGGCACGCGGCCTATGCGAGGGCGCGGCCAGCCTGCTGCtttgccttggctgggcctggccttgccttgcgcttggctgggcctgccttggtgGGGCGGGGCTGCTTGCTTTGTTGCTGCTCTCTTTGCGCGAgcttcgctaggcgcaggcctggcttcgtcctgggcccttgcgtctagcaagctcgtccgatgtttatttcgtacgccgcgcttccgattctttttccgattccggaattcattttcgattcgaacaatacttaatatttccgatttcggaattaatttccgtttcgaacaaatatttaacatttctgattccggaatttatttccgattccgataatatttccgattccggtaatatttccgtttccggcaatatttctgattccggcaatattaatCATATTTATGAACTTACATATGATTAATATTTAAGTTGACATCCCTATAATAATCATATTTATTTGAAAAATGACAACAAAAAAGTGGAAACTTCTTTATGTGGTTTCCATATTTTTGTTCTTAGTTTtctaaaaaacagaaaactgatGCAAAAAAAATAACGAACGGGGCGTgcgtaacgaacttgaaatgagtcttataaacatataactaatcatatgaatcaagaaaaaggtttaaattttaaatataagttcgtttgttgatagttgggatcgaaaatgccatttttggccataaatgacctatatcgacccaaatgaaccataggcgtgcataacgaacttgaaatgagtttcataatcatataactaagcatataaatcatgaaaaagggttagaaagtgtccttaggttcatttgttggtagttgggatcgaaaatgccatttttgactaTAAATGACCAATATCGACCCAAAttacccataggcgtgcataacgaacttgaaatgagtttaatcaacatataactaatcatatgaattatgaaaaacgtttagtatatggaaataggttcgtttgttggtagttggaatcaaaaatgccatttttggccataaatgacctatatcgacctaaatgacccataggcatgcataacgaacatgaaatgagtcttataatcatataactaatcatatgaatcatgaaaaacgtttagaatatggaaataggttcgtttgttggtaattgagatcgaaaatgccatttttggccataaatgacctatatcgacccaaatgacccatatgcgtgcataaagaacttgaaatgagtttcataaacatgtaactaatcatatgaatcattaaaaaggtttagaatttgaatataagttcgtttgttagtagttggcatcgaaaatgccatttttggccataaatgacctatatcgacccaaatgacccataggcatgcataaagaacatgaaatgagtcttataatcatataactaatcatatgaatcatgaaaaacgtttagaatatggaaataggttcgtttgttggtaattgggatagaaaattccatttttggccataaatgacctatatcgacccaaatgacccttaggcgtgcataacgaacttgaaatgagtttcataaacatataactaatcatatgaatcattaaaaaggtttagaattttaatataactttgtttgttggtagttgggatcgaaaatgccattttttgccataaatgacctatatcgacccaaatgaccataGGCGTggataaagaacttgaaatgagtcttataatcatttatctaatcataagaatcatgaaaaaggtttagaatgtggatataagttcatttgttggtagttgggatcgaaaatgccatttttggccataaatgacctatatcgaccccaatgacccataggcgtgcataacgaacttgaaatgagtttcataaacatataacaaatcatatgtatcatgaaaaatgtttataatatggaaataggttcatttgttggtagttgggatcgataatgccatttttgccataaatgacctatatcgacccaaatgacccatagacgttcataaagaacatgaaatgagtcttataatcatatactaatcatatgaatcatgaaaaacgtttagaatatggaaataggttcgttggtagttgggatcgaaaatgccattttttgccataaatgacctatatcgacccaaatgacccttaggcgtgcataacaaactttaaatgagtttcataaacatataactaatcatatgaattatttaaaaggtttataatttgaatataatttcGTTTGTTGGTACTTGGGataaaaaatgccatttttggccataaatgacctatatctacccaaatgaaccataggcgtgcataacgaacttgaaatgagtcttataatcatataactaatcatataaatcatgaaaaaggtttataatgtggatataagtttgtttgttggtagttgggatcgaaaatgccatttttggccataaattacctatatcgacccaaatgaccaataggcgtctataacgaacttgaaatgagtcttataatcatctgactaatcatataaatcatgaaaaatggttagaatgtggaaagaggttcgtttgttggtactTAGGTTAAAAAATgcaatttttggccataaatgacctatatcgacccaaatgatccATATGCgtgaataacgaacttaattgaaatgagtcttataaacatataaataatcatatgaatcatgaaaaagatttagaatgtgtccttaggttcatttgttgatatttgggatcgaatatgccatttttggccaaatatgatctatatcgagccaaatgagccttagatgtgcataaagaacttgaaatgaatcttagtacactcagaaagttgttttcgTGACCAATATAACTTCTTTTTTTCGCATatcaaacttaatttaatttattggtttgcatgtatgttgttcttttaaaggttttcaaaactccaagggaggggccctttaccaaagaggagttggatgagattcgagacaagtgggctacttacttcattaattgtgaactaccctcagtgtaataaatagagcagtcttgtagttatccgtgactcttacattttttagttatttatcgatttaattaattacatttgaattaattcggtaatattattggaaatttgaaatctatatcatttttgaggaatgtcaagctgatgtttggtgaaatagtattctataaattataatgcagaattttatattgcaaactcaaaaattatattgcagaatattaggaattatattccagacttttaaaaaaaaaaaaaaaattcaaaagtttccctcgtttgcaacaagagcaacttatgtgaagcttataagttgcccttgttgcaaacaagagaaacttatgtgaagcttataagttgcccttgttgcaaacaagagcaacttatgtgaagcttataagttgcccttgttaagggaaacttttgataattttacaaaagtgaTCCAGCCATAGGTGGCACTTATAAAGGAaacttataagcctattttaagggaaacttatgatgttttttcctctagtgaaggtcacaccaatggcatgtaacagatcaccggattaaatgaatcggaaattcatataatagcttttcgggaattagttttgcaaaacgtattatacgatacgaccttgcgtcggaatcgtatatcctATCGCGAATATTTGTATGCTGGGCGaaatgaataatcgtatcgtacgacggtgattcgtcgtatacgatacgataaataatagccgtaaggtattagtcgcgaatacgaagagcatcgaagttgccggcccgtcgagccgagcgcgcaaggcccaacgatgCAGCAAGCTCGCAAGAAAACGAGAAAGCCATCCCGCGGggcatggcagcgcgcgcactAACGCGCAGCAGCACAGAAGCGAgccagcgaggcccatggcccatgctgctcggctgcgtgttgtgggcttcggcctgcagtgtgggctgtgcgcgggagTCCGTGTGAGTGTgtggtgtggccggtcaaggccacttagtcttggccggttacactaaatataattaggttaattatatttttcacaCACACTGTACACATAAGTTttccaaccctaaacctaattctgaatattacgttcttcagttttctctctgtgAAAATTGTTCTTCCCAAAGAGGAAAACCCTTGTACTTTGTCttagctacaataatcaaggcggatctgaacgtgtcggcgaaccaagtagaggaacaaaAAGTGGAggtctttgttcgtgttcgttgacagattacttgggaaaacacgcttcgaatgtaagtttgcttaatttgtgctttatacatgtttcctggctttggggattgttccgcacatgttatgtatgtttaactgtattcccctacagtggtatcacgagccttatgtattcaaagcatgttttagcatgaattttattgtttttcctgttgtcgaatttttgggattttttgttgattttttggaattttttatgaattattggattaattgcgtaaTAGGTTCTGAAATCAAAAAGATTCGGGTTTTcaacttttctgaccctaatctgattgaaaacgattttctaagatcaactcatgagaacagaattgcaaaaacaggcctcgaagttgtGTTTtgttgggcgtttttgttaaatttcgaattaaaattaataaattcggaaggtttttcaattaattggtcgacgAAAACTACTcgaaattaattgaaaattttacaCAATCTTCCTGGGTATTTTCTTGATCTATTGTAAAAATTTCAGCCATTTTCGATGAGTATAaacccttttttttctttccccaaattcgtaaattttagatcgctaattgatttaaaaaaatttagatctaataattgggttaattgggaaagggaatataatttcatggtcagtggctaattttaaaaattattggattagaattttgaatagtttcgttaattttaatcaacacttgAACCAAATTGATTaatatctgaaatttaaatgtttagaacgatttaaaattttagatttgattatttaaaagttcaaattttcagttgaaatcgttctttcttaaaatttgaataaagttagccttgatttaatattttacgaaattggattgtcgttaattaattaaatcgtaaaaatcgctctttttcgaaaataaaaattgtaactttttatgaaaaataacataaatgaaaacgttcgtgaaattaatatattttttaattgagttggtccgtagtacaaaccaaaggcacgaacacaagggtggggtggacgtgtggctcgtccAGCCACGCGGGTTGCCACATCCGTgtcgagccgcagcgacgcgggcagcagcgaGCATGCtacgtgccgcgcgcgctgggcgaggaaggggcaaGCAACGCAGGGCCTTGGCTTGCGatggctgcgagcaagcaaCGCACCTCGCCTTGCGTTGCGCAGCGCAGCGACGAAGCACACAGGGGCAGCATCTTGCTGTGGGTACGTGTGCGCGACAGCGAGGTGCATGGgccttgctcgtgtgcctcgtaggccacaccgtGCGATgcttgggctgggcgcaagcctagcccacgcACGCAcacgaacaatttttttttgtttttcgttgggcttgacttttatgtttgcattaatttgggctaacgggataattaataattattatatttacTTGGGCCAGGctgcgagttttaatttaatatttaaataattaattatccgaattaattattggtttgagtgggagccactaaatgaaattaaaaatgaaataattattttaattattttcgtaggtcgcattattttaattaaattcaattttaattagaataaagtctaaggattaataatttggaaattgattaatcttttaggacgcgtttatgtgaacgtgaattttaattaattcacgtaaatacttgcataattaacatgggccattcattttagcatacgaatgggtgaatgcatataatgtatattttatgtaatgcaggtactccaagtgactagt
This Spinacia oleracea cultivar Varoflay chromosome 6, BTI_SOV_V1, whole genome shotgun sequence DNA region includes the following protein-coding sequences:
- the LOC110801467 gene encoding uncharacterized protein: MAKVRAQDDLFMLMDDQQLRKLAILLRNQEEPLSFSINSEPDRVKFLEECNDAYDIVITLLENSTDLRNKHKVEARTNYSKKAAIAADIQDYVKYGINLGLQCIQNCGMRVSVVEKLKTHFDDIAIELNKADSRNVTDLQSLADEVLYYKNSMWEYTINLRSGTSRAHSKAYSDTLKLEGIEFPNLVARHKNRLGYKEEFEFLEEDQKLEVYNSIIEESGRAKMPTIYKRNKQSRATSPGGIATMAVTAGIMAWDIFTAEHKLESALSAGVSLLSGAVSYAVGVAVSSAVGTVVANTQLGILMVSMAGFVVGAVVGILFAAATGAILGAILGTGGKVPPNLDNLKFYSATMPNGMALANEISHGSSHSARDQLCKITKLIPSNK